In the Treponema maltophilum ATCC 51939 genome, GAAAAAGCGCGAGCGCTTCGCGGTTTTGTCCCAAAAAATATTTCGCTTCTCCCAAAACTTCAACCAAACGCTGGTCGTAGCGGGATATTTGCCGCCCCTGCAAAGCCCAGTATTCGGCTTCGGAATATTGACGGTTGCGCACGAGGCTCCAGCACAGCACCACGTATGATTCCACGTTACCGGGCTTTTCGGCTATTTCCTGCTCGCAGACGGTAATCGCTTCGCTGTAGCGCCCTGCCGAATATAATTTAAGCGCGTCGGGTCTTTGCCGCTGCGCACTTTGGACATTTTGTGTACTTTGTGCCGCGGGAGTACGCGGTACGGAAGGTGCCGCCGGAGCCGTTTGTACCGGCGGCGTGTTTTGTACCGTCGCGGGAGCCGTCGGGGCGGCCGGTGCCGGCTGAACCGTTGCGGGAGCGGTCGGCGATGCCGGGGCCGAAGGCGTTATCTGAACCGTGTTTTCGTTTGCCGGAGGATTCTCCTGCGCAAAGCATGCGGCGCCGATAAAACAAAGCAAAATAAAATAAAGCGTATTTTTTTTCATTCGTACCCTCATGTTGCCTGAAGCATCGTACAGCGGCCGGTAAAGACGCTGCCGGGTTCAAGCACCACTTTTTCCGATGTAATATCGCCCGTAACGGAACCGCCGGATGTTACAAACACCAAGCCTTTCGCTTCGATGTTTCCGGTAACCTTTCCGCGCACCAGTACGCGTTGAGCGACGATATCGGCTTTGACGACGGCTTGCGTATCCACAACCAAGTCGCTCGTTGCATGAATCGAGCCGTCCATGCTTCCTTTAATCATAAAGGGTTGGGCAAAGCGGATCGTGCCGGAAAAAGTTATGTCGGAAGCCAAAACGGTGTCGAAATCGTCTTCTTCCAAATCGAAAAAATCGGTATCTTTTACTTCAAACATCGCATAATAATACACTGAACAGCGCTGCGCAGTCAACACGATAAAATGCCGACCCTCTAAAAGCTCGGATTCAGATCTTCTTCAATATGTGTGAAAAACGGCGTTTGCGGATAAACGCATAATGTGCTATAATAGTCGCCGATAAACGAGAGGTAAAATATGAAACCCGTTATGGACGAATCTATTCAGCAAAAAATAGCGCGCAACGGCATCGTTGCGGTGTTGGAAATCGATTCGGAAAAAGACGCCGTTCCGGTTGCGCAGGCTTTGGTCGCAGGCGGCGTAACGGCGATAGAACTTGCGCTGCGCACCGAAGCGGCCGAACCGTCGATTTCTTTAATCAAAAAAGAAGTTCCCGATATGATGATCGGAATCGGAACGGTGATTTTGCCCGGACAGGCATCGCGCGTAAAAGAACGCGGAGCGGTATTTGCGGTTTCGCCGGGCTTAAACGAAGCGATTGTGCGCGAAGCGCAAAACTGCGGTCTTCCGTTTGCACCCGGAGTTTCCACCGCTACCGAAATCGAAGCGGCTTACGCTTTAGGCTGCACCTTTTTAAAGTTTTTTCCGGCCGCGCCCTTGGGCGGCGTTTCGTATTTAAAGAGCGTGTCGGCGCCGTATAAGCATTTGGGCTTACGTTATTTTCCGCTCGGCGGTATTTCGGAAGACAACATGACCGAGTACGCTTCGCTTGCACAGGTGAGTGCCGTCGGCGGCACGTGGATCGCTTCGCGCGATTTGATTCAAAAAAAAGACTGGGCGGAAATAGAGCGCCGCGCTGCGCGCGCCGTCGACTTATGGAACAAAGCGCGCCTTTCGCACTGAAGCGAAACGGAAAATAAGTGAGAGTAACGGAGTTTACTTATGGATAAAACGATTGTTACATTCGGCGAAATCATGATGCGTTTAAACCCGAGGGGCTTTAAACGCTTTGTACAGGCCGACGAAATGGAAATAAGTTACGGCGGCGGCGAAGCGAACGTTGCCGTTTCTTTAGCGAATTACGGCTTAAACGCCCGTTATGTAACGAAGCTTCCCGTAAACGAATTGGGACAAAGTGCGCTGAACGAGCTGAGGCGTTTCGGCGTCGATACCTCGTACATTGTGCGCGGCGGCGAGCGGCTCGGTTTGTACTTTATCGAAAAAGGAGCGAGCCAGCGGCCTTCAAAGGTAATTTACGACAGAAAAGATTCGGCCTTCGCTCTTTCGAGTGCGGGCGATTTTAACTGGGACGACATTTTTAAAGGCGCCGACTGGTTCCATTTTACGGGCATTACCCCCGCTTTAAGCGCTTCTCTGGCCGATATCTGTCTTGAAGCGTGTAAAAAGGCGAAAGAAAAAGGCTTGACCGTCAGCTGCGATCTTAACTACCGCAAAAAATTGTGGACAAAAGAGCAAGCCTGCAAGGTTATGTCGTCTTTAATGCCCTATATCGATTTGTGTATTGCGAACGAAGAGGACGCTTCCGACGTGTTCGGCATTGCGGCCGAACGTACCGATATAACCGGCGGAAAACTTGACAGCGAAGGCTATGTCGGCGTTGCGAAAAAACTGTGTGAACGCTTCGGCTGCAAAAAGGTCGCTATTACGCTCCGCGGCAGCATTTCCGCAAGCGTAAACGAATGGGCCGCT is a window encoding:
- a CDS encoding bifunctional 4-hydroxy-2-oxoglutarate aldolase/2-dehydro-3-deoxy-phosphogluconate aldolase; translation: MKPVMDESIQQKIARNGIVAVLEIDSEKDAVPVAQALVAGGVTAIELALRTEAAEPSISLIKKEVPDMMIGIGTVILPGQASRVKERGAVFAVSPGLNEAIVREAQNCGLPFAPGVSTATEIEAAYALGCTFLKFFPAAPLGGVSYLKSVSAPYKHLGLRYFPLGGISEDNMTEYASLAQVSAVGGTWIASRDLIQKKDWAEIERRAARAVDLWNKARLSH
- a CDS encoding sugar kinase, with the translated sequence MDKTIVTFGEIMMRLNPRGFKRFVQADEMEISYGGGEANVAVSLANYGLNARYVTKLPVNELGQSALNELRRFGVDTSYIVRGGERLGLYFIEKGASQRPSKVIYDRKDSAFALSSAGDFNWDDIFKGADWFHFTGITPALSASLADICLEACKKAKEKGLTVSCDLNYRKKLWTKEQACKVMSSLMPYIDLCIANEEDASDVFGIAAERTDITGGKLDSEGYVGVAKKLCERFGCKKVAITLRGSISASVNEWAAMLYDGTEAFFSKKYTIRIVDRVGGGDSFGSALIYALLENYGRADAVEFAAAASALKHTIEYDFNHVSVDEVKALAAGNASGRVQR
- a CDS encoding bactofilin family protein, whose translation is MFEVKDTDFFDLEEDDFDTVLASDITFSGTIRFAQPFMIKGSMDGSIHATSDLVVDTQAVVKADIVAQRVLVRGKVTGNIEAKGLVFVTSGGSVTGDITSEKVVLEPGSVFTGRCTMLQAT
- a CDS encoding tetratricopeptide repeat protein, which gives rise to MKKNTLYFILLCFIGAACFAQENPPANENTVQITPSAPASPTAPATVQPAPAAPTAPATVQNTPPVQTAPAAPSVPRTPAAQSTQNVQSAQRQRPDALKLYSAGRYSEAITVCEQEIAEKPGNVESYVVLCWSLVRNRQYSEAEYWALQGRQISRYDQRLVEVLGEAKYFLGQNREALALFQEYVSLVGEKGGRLGEAYYFMGEIYIRLARYNHADIALSQAVRTQSLYDYWWTRLGYAREMAGSFALALTAYEKALELNAGQADALRGRDRVRARL